GATATCTTATACAGATGAATCCCAGATTTCCACCTCCATACGCAGCTCACCCACAACCGGACGCCATGCCGGAGAGACAAGACCGACGAGAAGGTAAACGGCGCAGCACACGCCTAAATCTCGGAGAGCTAAGCTAGGTCACGGGAAAAACGCAGGAGACTCCGATTCAGACATAAGAGCATCACGACGGTGGAAGAAGCCGTCCTCTAGCGACCCACACCGTCGAAACCCTCAGATCTAAGGCCAGAGTAACCAGATCTGTGACAGAGACGAAGCAACTCCCTCAACCGCAGACTTACGAAGATAACAGAGGAGAGAAGAGCAGAGCAAACGATGGAGAGCCAAAGGTCCGGCGGCCGCACGGTGGAGGCGGCGGCCGCCGGAAAACGAAGTTGGAAGTGAAACCCTAGTTTACAGAGGAGGGgatagaaagagagaaagagaaagaaagaagaaagaaataaataaaaacatttctaaaaacgttttagttttagtttttttttaaagataaacatgaaagttttaatttttttttaattaaaactttcATGTTTATCTTATTTTTGCTGAATTCTTAAACGTTTTATAAGTTTCTAATTTTTTCTCTTGTAATCAAACATTTGATctttcaataaatatttttcaaataatccACTATCGAATTCATGTTTACTTATGGTATGTGCCTAATTCAAATAAAACAATTGGTGTCATATGtggataatttaaaaacaaCTTCTGTATTACATCTATGTGTCTGCCAATGCAAAGACACTATTCCAGTTTCTAATTTCTCAAATGTAGCAAAAAATCAattattcaaaagaaaataattgtatactgttatattcatatttatttattgttctGCTTTAATTTAAATAGAGTGAAATTAgagtaaaatttattttaattttactttaaataaaagatagagtaatacattaaaactattttttgaaaaaactttaACTGGACTCAATTTATACTATAAATTCTATTTTGTAATAAAGTttatctaattatatatattttaattttaaataaaattaaaaattggaattatttttaaaataatctttttatGCAATTCTCTATATTtactcattattttattttagagtaaaaggtaaaatagttaaagtaaaGAAGAGTAAAGtagttaaactaaaatttaattctatttttgttCATCAAAAGGAGCAGAGAATATGTCCACATGAGTCATGACAATTAGAAGATCTCCATAATTTTAACTTTGATTCATTAGGTGGGGTGGATCATACCAACTCACTGTAAACTAATGTGTTTTTTCTCACTCCATCACTTATAAAATTCTATCTGCGGCATAAAAAGAACACATGTCTTGTGTACTTCGAAACAACTTTTGTCACCTAATGCcattattatttagtttcatTGTCCTCTCATTTTTCGGGCTATCTCCAACAATGACACAAAAACACCAAAATCGACACCATTTCACCAAATTAGGTGTAATGTGAATATCGTTACATAAATTTGGTGTAACACTATTCACCacactaaatctttaaaatatatattttattttgttttatttaaaaatatagtttaattattgttattattgtttatttcatatttttaacataaatatactcattattatttttagttatttttacataactaattttaattactaaattattattatcattataatttttctttaaattatatttaattagtagtgaacaattattatttttaaattattttaaagttagaTTTAATTGTGAATACTtaaattttatgtaatactaCTAAATCTATcaaacactaaaataaaaatttcatattttattttacaatataattaaacttttattacaaactaatacaaattttactaaaataaatatattattttgttatgtgcttttgatatttaatattttgtatttttgtaatacaaatacataaaatataaatgtaaataaatttataaaacataaaactattaaaatttaacaaaaataatatctaactgtaatacaataattatttattaattacaaagaataaaaataaaaatatttattaaatttgaaaatatcaaatagtatataatattatttttggtataGAATTTGTGTTATAGTTGGAGATGACAAAAACTATTTGACATCAAAACATTAAATCTGTTGTTAAAATTACACCAAATATGTTGTTATGTTGGAGATGCCCTCACCATTTCCATTACTTTTCTTGTTGAACATTTCTCGATCTTGTCACCCTTACATTATTACAACAACTTCTATCTTATAAAGTCCATCATCTTGATTCTTGACTTCACTTcccaaaaagaaacaaagatgacCATGCAAACACTCTGCTTCACCACTCTCTTCATAGCTATCTCCATCTCTTCACCCACTTCTGCTTACAGATTCAAATTCAACAACTTCGGTATTAATGGCTCTGATCTCTTCTCGTTCCATGGAGACGCAGAGTATGGTCCCAACCCCGACCACATGAGCCGGTCGGGTGCTCTCGGTTTGACCCAATTCAGAATTCCTTTCTCGCATGGTCGAGCCATTTTCATCAACCCAATCAACTTCAAGCCTCCCAAAAACGCTTCTTCTGTTTACCCTTTCAAGACCTCTTTCACTTTCTCCATCACTCCTCACAATACAAACCCTATTCCTGGTCACGGTCTCGCCTTCCTTGTCGTCCCAAGCAACCAAAACGACGCCGCTTCCGGTTTAGGCTACCTCAGTCTTGTCAACCGAACCAGTAACGGTAATCCAAGCAACCATCTCTTTGCGGTTGAGTTCGATGTTTTTCAGGACAAGTCTCTTCACGACATCAACGATAACCATGTCGGAATCGACATTAATTCGGTCCATTCCGTGAATTCGGTTAAATCCGGTTATTGGGTTATGACAAGAAACGGTTGGTTGTTCAAGGATTTGAAGCTGGCCAGTGGAGATAAATACACGGCTTGGATCGAGTACAACAACAATTACAAAGTCATCTCGGTTACGATCGGTCTGGCGCATTTGAAGAAACCGAACCGGCCTTTGATTGAAGCGAAATACGACCTCTCAAATGTCCTTCTGGAGAAAATGTATGCCGGTTTTTCCGGTTCAATGGGCCGTGGTGTCGAGACCCACGAGATCTGGGACTGGACTTTCCAGAATTAGAAAATCGGGTTTGTTTGATTTGAGATCGGTTTAAATCGGTTTTTATTTGGTTTGCGTTTGATTTGATAGCTTCTGTCAGTGTAGCTCCCGCTAATAATTGAAGTGAAATAAATGCTCAAGTTATCGGTTTTCAGATTTCAAGGAGGAATACAACCCTCCACCAAAGATTTAAAGTACCAAgagaataatcaaaatttaatttcttGTTGCACTGATGTCAAGGTTCGATCATGTATTATACAACCCACATGTgttccaaaacaaaaacaaagacaaaaaacGAAGCACATAGATATAAGTATAACCCAAAAGATGAAACATCTTCGATAGTTTACTATCATTTTCAAGgatttttaacactaaaaccccttaactaaatttgtttttggtaaaaacccccaaactaaatatttaacgAAATAGCCcccaaactaattttatttaatgatttaaaCCTTTTCAGGTCATAATTACCAGTACTACTGGTAAATCTTTAGTTTAGGAATTTTTACATTAAGTAAACATAGTTGGGgggttttatcattaaaaaaaaatctaaaatataataacattatctaaaattagtaactataattttcaaaattagcatttttaatttatatagatatgtgagtctgatttttttaaatcaacactgtacatttataaataaaaaatgtaaaaatccaaaaataggaaaaaaaattatctaaagctttacctgtaataaaaattatctaaaaattaaaaatgcaaaagacaagaaaatataccaaaaattatatattatctagtaactttgattttcaaaattagcatttttaaaaatttctataaatatatgactctgatttcttttttaaaaaaaatcaacattatatatgtataactttaattatagattttttatttatacatatataatgttattttaaaaaaatcagactcatatatttatagaaatttttaaaaatgctaattttgaaaattaaagtaaCTAGAtaagatatgatttttttttattatatttacttgtcttttacatttttttaatttttagataatttgttATACAGGTAAagctttagatattttatatatttttttggtttttacatttttaatttatacatatataatgatGACTTAAAAAATCAAACTTATATATCtgtataaacatttttaaaatgctaattttgaaaatgaaagttactaatttttagtaatgttattatattttggatttttatttttattttatttttaatggtaAAACCCCTCAACTATGTTTACTTATTGTAaaaaacccctaaactaaagATTTACTAGTAGTACTGGTAATTGTGACCTGAGAGGgtttaaatcaataaataaaattagtttgggggttatttcgttaaatacttagtttggaggtttttacccaaaacaaacttagttgagGGGTTTCGGTGTTAAAAATCCTTAAATGGTTTACTCTATTACTTATAGTAAAATAGAGTAACACTACAATAAAATTAGAGTTTCGTCCAATAATATTATTCCATCCATTTCAAAATGAtctatgtttaaaaaaaaatatttctaatgatctgtattttatattttcaatgtaaataATAATGACAAATTGCAAATCTCAAGAACATTAATTgtgtttaataaattttgattggttaaaatttatagaaaatcgTAAAACACGATAACTAATACATTTATTATCAAAGTTTTAcgtgttttcttaataagtgtgaaaactctaaaatatacattattttgaaAAGGATGTAGTATACTTTAAAGTAAAAATagtgacaaaaaataaataaatatagagtaaacctattttttactctattatagaataaaaaataaagcacTATTAAAGCACTTTAATTTAGAGTGGAGTTAAAAATGTCCCTAGACTATTTCCAACCCATCTTTATTTTCatccatatatttttctttaaaatagagaaattctATTATAAAGATGGATTTGCTCTAATGTATGTCTATATAATAGAATTTTTCTATTTgtaggaatatatatatatataattactattttcatctctaaatatagaaGTAAAAAATAAGATTTCTCTATACTCCAAAATAATacgcaaaacaaaaaaaaaatatttttgttttgtatttgaatTTATTGATAAGAGTTTATGGCTTAGTACTATACGATTGAGTTAGGGTACATATTTAGGCTTCAATTGATAACTGTTGAATtggatgaaaaataaataaaataatgaatagtCGAGGAAATGAAAAAgccaaaaatatatgaatttgtgTTCATAGAGAATGAATTTcttctttacattttttttcattcataagAAAATGAGAGAATAAAGTGGATCCCATAAATCTATAATTTGACAAAAATTTAACATGAATCTTCCAAAACTAGAGGAATGAAAAATTTACCATCATATTGTTTTCCAAAATTGCGTTTATCAATTGAAGCCTTAGAGTTTGAAGTAATTTAGTATTTTGAggatttttcaaattttgtattattttttatcttaacTTTTTTTGTGTGTAGAATCTAGGGATTTgtctttttgtcttttttttttaactttagaaaatatgttttatatacaagtttagatttagtttttttttaattacaagatattaaaaatttctaaacacAATTTTAGGATAGAGAAAGTACTAAAAAAACGGAACATTGTTGCTATTATAGAATTCTGTATAGAACTATATATGATCTTTGTATTTGTATAGTGTACTTATTGTAATCCCTAATGAAACCACTAGGTCACTTGACAATTGACATACAAGTAATCTTTAATATATAccaaaaaatacaattaatcTGTGTTGTGTATATATAGCCTTTAACTGCAAGATTCTCTCCAAGTTTTGATTTCTTGACTCTATTCACACTGATTTTCTCCCGATTTAGCGTCTGCAACTAACCTATCTACAAGTCCCTTGAGCCTCTCTGCCCCAAAACCAGGTCTGATCTTAGCCACGTCTTCCACAACCGAGCACTCAGGCTTCCCAACACACCACCCACCAGGAGTGAAACCATTCTGGTTAGTCCGCATGAGCAGTTCCTTATCGATCTTATCCAAAGCACTGTCGTCTCTACTGAACTTTCTAGCAAAGGGAGCACCGCTCGCAATCATTGGTCCAATGTCTGGTAAGGACAACAAGCGAGGATGCTGCCTCGGTGGTCTGTCCCATGCGATGTAGTGAAGATCATGGTTCACCGCGGTTTTGGAGAACTCAGGGGCGTTACATATGACTGTGTGGAAGTAACCTTCAGGAGAAGAAACAAAGTTTGTGTAGTACATGAGTAACGTTCTAGGTAAGTTGTCCCAACCCCAAATGATATACTCCACGAATGAACGCGAGAGAGCCATCCAAGCTGATCCtgagaagtaaaaaaaaacgaCAAAAAGTTCCAACTTCACTAAAACAAGAACAGAGGTGTTGCTTATGCAACAAGTAATATGTTTCACTTCATTGCAACAAAAACAGAGTTATTTCTTATGCAACAagtaatatgtttttaattttaggGTCAAAAGAACAGAACTAACCAGTATGTAACTTAAACGCAGTTGGTAAACTTCGACCAGGTCTAACCCAAAGAATGTCTGATTTGTTTAGCATGTAGAGTCCAGGATCAACCATTAATGGCATAGCCTGTTTTTCACTTCACCATAAGACACCAAGAAACATCAGTTTCAgctaatgcaaaaaaaaaataaaaaaattagagaaactgagagagagagagctcacTTTTTCCAACCTAAGTCACTTGTGTGGTCGATAAAGTTGAGGTTACGGCCCAAAGTTGAAAATGTATAcaaaaaatcttcaaaacatATAACATTGTTTAGTGGAActaacaagaagaagatcaagaacaAAAGGAAAGATAGATGGAAGCTATCTTACCATCTTGAGTCACAAGGGGATAATCTGAAGCACTGAGATTAATAAACCAATCCCAATCAGGACTTCTCTTAAGAAGAATGGCACAAGCATGAAGAGTATTCGCCACCATTGTTGGTCCGGTATAAGTCACAAGATTAGCTTTGGTTATCATATAGACATTCCCAATCTTAGCATACATACAATCATTATTAATGCGAGAAGCTAGCTCTAGTCTCTCGTCAAAGGGTGACTCAAGATCCAAGTGAACAATGTATTGGTTTCTTGGATGGTATAATGCTCTAAGAGTTCTCCAAAGGCTTTCAAGATCTCCTTTACACCCGGAGACAAGGTAAGCGAAACGTGGGAGCTTGTCTTCTTCAACTTTGGGATCATTTGTTGCGAAATGTGGGATAGTCTCATTCATTGGTGGTCGAAGTGAAGTCATTAGACCCATGTTGAAAGAAGTTGCGATGAGGACAACGGAAACAAGAGATGTGATCACAAATGAGAATATCCATTTCTTCTCCATGTTTGCATGCCCCATTGATGAGGCCTTGTGACCATGAGACATAGACTGACACATCAACTTTTGCTTGAATCAAGAACCTCTTTAGCAAATCTTCTTCAATCTTGGTTTAGGCCAATAGCATCATAATCACTAACTCCTATCAAACAAATCAAGGTTTCATTACTATAAATTGAAAGAATATGATTTTGTCCTCTAAAACCGAGGAACTGAACAAAGATTGAAGGAAGAGAGATTGAAACCTgctttcttgtttcttttatcTGTGTTGGTGCAACTTCTATcgacaaaagagaaaaagaagaaaggttttatatgtttggataaaaacatagttcaaacaCTCTCTTGCACTAAAAGTTATATAGAGGTATGATATAATCAATGGATGGTATAGTAGTGTCT
The Raphanus sativus cultivar WK10039 chromosome 1, ASM80110v3, whole genome shotgun sequence DNA segment above includes these coding regions:
- the LOC108853930 gene encoding lectin-like protein At1g53070 gives rise to the protein MTMQTLCFTTLFIAISISSPTSAYRFKFNNFGINGSDLFSFHGDAEYGPNPDHMSRSGALGLTQFRIPFSHGRAIFINPINFKPPKNASSVYPFKTSFTFSITPHNTNPIPGHGLAFLVVPSNQNDAASGLGYLSLVNRTSNGNPSNHLFAVEFDVFQDKSLHDINDNHVGIDINSVHSVNSVKSGYWVMTRNGWLFKDLKLASGDKYTAWIEYNNNYKVISVTIGLAHLKKPNRPLIEAKYDLSNVLLEKMYAGFSGSMGRGVETHEIWDWTFQN
- the LOC108858807 gene encoding LOW QUALITY PROTEIN: beta-glucuronosyltransferase GlcAT14B (The sequence of the model RefSeq protein was modified relative to this genomic sequence to represent the inferred CDS: deleted 1 base in 1 codon): MFLSKHIKPFFFFSFVIEVAPTQIKETRKQSMSHGHKASSMGHANMEKKWIFSFVITSLVSVVLIATSFNMGLMTSLRPPMNETIPHFATNDPKVEEDKLPRFAYLVSGCKGDLESLWRTLRALYHPRNQYIVHLDLESPFDERLELASRINNDCMYAKIGNVYMITKANLVTYTGPTMVANTLHACAILLKRSPDWDWFINLSASDYPLVTQDDFLYTFSTLGRNLNFIDHTSDLGWKNEKQAMPLMVDPGLYMLNKSDILWVRPGRSLPTAFKLHTGSAWMALSRSFVEYIIWGWDNLPRTLLMYYTNFVSSPEGYFHTVICNAPEFSKTAVNHDLHYIAWDRPPRQHPRLLSLPDIGPMIASGAPFARKFSRDDSALDKIDKELLMRTNQNGFTPGGWCVGKPECSVVEDVAKIRPGFGAERLKGLVDRLVADAKSGENQCE